The stretch of DNA ATGCTAGTAGATGGATTTGGTAGAAAAGTAGACTATCTAAGGGTTTCAGTTACAGAAAGATGTAACTTTAGATGCCAATATTGTATGCCAGAAAAACCATTCTCTTGGGTACCTAAAGAAGAGTTATTAAGCTATGAAGATTTATTTGAATTTATAAAAGTTGGAATAGATGAAGGTATCAAGAAAGTAAGAATTACTGGTGGAGAACCTTTATTAAGAGAAGGTTTAGAAAACTTTATAGAAATGATAGCTACATATAAAGAAGATATAGATTTAGCACTTACAACAAATGGGTTTTTATTAGACCAAGCAGCACAAAAACTAAAAGATGCAGGACTTAAAAGAATTAATGTTTCTTTAGACTCATTAAAAGAAGATGTAGCTGCAAAAGTAGCACAAAAAAATGTTTTAAAGAAAGTTCTAAAAGGAATTGAAGCTGCCCATAAAGTAGGTTTAAAAATAAAAATAAATTGTGTACCTATGCAAGGAATAAATGATACAGAGTTAGTAGATATTTTAGAATTCTGTAAAGAAAAAGGTTATCCTGTTAGATTTATTGAGTATATGGAAAACTCTCATGCAAAAGATACTGCAAAGGGTTTAACAAGTGATGAAATTCAAGAAATAATTAGAAAATCATATAACTTTACAAAAGAAGAAAGAACTGGTTCTTCACCTTCTCAAGATTATAAATTAGAAGATGGCTATGTCTTTGGTATTATTGAACCTCATAAAGATGATTTCTGTGCAACATGTAATAGAATTAGATTAACTGCAAGTGGTGTATTAATTCCATGTTTATATTTTGAAGATGCACAAAGTATTAAAGAAGCAATTCAAGCAAGGGATATCAAAAAAGCAGCAGCTATATTAAAAGATGTTTTAGCAAATAAACCAGAAAAAAATAAGTGGTCATCTGAGGACTCTACTGAGACTTCAACTAGAGCATTTTATGAAACAGGGGGATGATAGGTTAGAAACCTATTTTCTTTCTTTTCCCTAACTCTTTTAGTGTTTTAAGTTCTTGCTTTCTACTTACATTATAAAACTCTACAAATAGTCCTATTGCATTTGATTTTAAATGAATATGAGAATCTTTAATTGTATCACTAGCTACTAAGTATTCATTGTTTACATTCTTTTCTACTTTTTTATAATCATCATAAAGAGTCTCAATTTGTATTCTAAGAGATAAAAACTCTTTTCTATTATCTGAGATAATTCCAACATAATAAGAACTACCTGCTTTTTTAGTAAACTTTTGGTTTGTTTTACTTGTATCAATATTTAATTCTTTAATAAGTTGTGCAAACTTGATATCTTGTT from Arcobacter sp. F155 encodes:
- the moaA gene encoding GTP 3',8-cyclase MoaA, with translation MLVDGFGRKVDYLRVSVTERCNFRCQYCMPEKPFSWVPKEELLSYEDLFEFIKVGIDEGIKKVRITGGEPLLREGLENFIEMIATYKEDIDLALTTNGFLLDQAAQKLKDAGLKRINVSLDSLKEDVAAKVAQKNVLKKVLKGIEAAHKVGLKIKINCVPMQGINDTELVDILEFCKEKGYPVRFIEYMENSHAKDTAKGLTSDEIQEIIRKSYNFTKEERTGSSPSQDYKLEDGYVFGIIEPHKDDFCATCNRIRLTASGVLIPCLYFEDAQSIKEAIQARDIKKAAAILKDVLANKPEKNKWSSEDSTETSTRAFYETGG